One stretch of Euphorbia lathyris chromosome 7, ddEupLath1.1, whole genome shotgun sequence DNA includes these proteins:
- the LOC136201063 gene encoding uncharacterized protein has translation MSGGKRPAPSPILRGRKRFQLPKWIISDLSQLQTPSSTISGVGDATMEDGSSHNSDSLVTSQTTSNVVDQTASHTIIDEASPVASQTTLDAANPPTLQPTVGEVDPTCTLDPPVRATPPPTRVAPLPSWVAPLPVRPTPPPTQATPPPTEATPPPTQAAPPPVRPTCSPASSSAATDSPTSYGDDGSLKIWVEGKILCPQSCVTRKLTDIFKLNTDITGYRLKGVSKETRTFYWREFMKRCHWEEAIDQLVKAAYPRLLSKAYSQFLHGLRKKPRPPFMPEEVYNAWDAYWDSPEGKRRSWLGQLSRHCGVENGPMSCHTGGSLSMLEIRDLLSRELGRHVDPYTLFVYTHTRNHDGVTFVDERSRRINERVSATRERMQQVEGEVVD, from the exons ATGTCAGGAGGTAAAAGACCAGCTCCATCACCAATTCTTCGTGGTAGGAAGAGGTTTCAACTTCCTAAATGGATCATTAGTGACCTAAGTCAGTTGCAAACACCTAGTTCTACAATAAGTGGAGTGGGAGATGCCACCATGGAGGATGGTTCGAGCCATAATTCTGATTCTCTAGTTACATCACAGACTACATCGAATGTAGTAGATCAAACTGCATCACATACTATAATTGATGAAGCAAGTCCAGTTGCATCACAGACTACATTGGATGCAGCAAATCCACCTACATTGCAGCCAACAGTGGGTGAAGTAGATCCGACATGTACACTAGATCCACCAGTGCGGGCAACACCTCCACCTACACGGGTAGCACCCCTACCATCATGGGTAGCACCTCTACCAGTGCGTCCAACACCTCCACCAACACAAGCAACACCTCCACCAACAGAGGCAACACCTCCACCAACACAGGCAGCACCTCCACCAGTGCGTCCAACATGTTCACCTGCATCATCTTCCGCTGCCACAGATTCTCCAACAAGCTATGGTGATGATGGATCCTTAAAAATATGGGTCGAGGGAAAGAT TTTATGTCCTCAAAGTTGTGTAACGAGGAAATTGACTGACATTTTCAAGTTGAACACTGATATCACTGGATACCGACTTAAAGGTGTATCAAAAGAAACAAGAACCTTTTATTGGAGGGAATTTATG aAAAGGTGCCATTGGGAGGAAGCCATAGACCAATTAGTGAAGGCTGCTTATCCACGCCTATTGAGCAAGGCATATAGTCAATTTTTGCATGGATTGCGAAAAAAAC CACGCCCACCATTCATGCCTGAGGAAGTTTATAACGCTTGGGATGCATATTGGGACTCACCTGAGGGAAAGAGGAGATCATGGCTTGGTCAACTTAGTCGACATTGTGGAGTGGAAAATGGACCCATGTCATGTCATACCGGTGGATCATTATCGATGCTCGAGATTCGTGACCTGCTG TCCCGTGAATTAGGCCGACATGTGGATCCGTATACTCTTTTTGTGTACACTCATACACGAAACCATGATGGAGTAACATTTGTTGATGAGCGATCTCGTAGAATAAAT GAGAGAGTTTCTGCAACGCGAGAGAGGATGCAACAAGTGGAGGGTGAGGTTGTTGACTAG